A portion of the Fulvia fulva chromosome 1, complete sequence genome contains these proteins:
- a CDS encoding Serine/threonine-protein kinase DBF20: protein MASSTPHDFTMPVPPPLLHTRSSNNDGGDYPGTPTHDNDAFISPVQTPQGSPSKNKMPPGAFDLPNVFSNAMKLMPTQGQPNHGALQAKQQGTASPGKHDFDPFAMQDTKAGAPGSPTRKNGKENTPPTHRPQLQQTQSFITQAAASRQEPYRPREDRSPTRQKIQSEALTAEEIEKLQKQNVKRLANVTQLYFLDYYYDLLSYVHNRSNRLQAFKAHNPPPTPSMPQADVDKHNELWRQYLNRERGTLRKRRTRLRHGDFQILTQIGQGGYGQVYLASKKDTREICALKVMSKKLLFKLDEVRHVLTERDILTNAKSEWLVSLLYAFQDDSSIYLAMEYVPGGDFRTLLNNTGVLHNRHARFYISEMFLCVDALHSLGYIHRDLKPENFLIDGTGHVKLTDFGLAAGFLAPQKIESMRIKLKEVGNIPASAVPFGRPMEERSLKERREGYRSLRENNVNYAKSIVGSPDYMAPEVLKGEEYDFTVDYWSLGCMLFEALAGYPPFAGASVDETWQNLKRWQHVLRKPEYEDPNYFLSRRTWDLITRLISVKSHRLRGIKDVQAHDYFREVAWDRIRQERAPFVPELDSETDAGYFDDFGSEKDMAKYKEVLEKQEALERMADRGGEMGRSLFVGFTFRHRKPTTDDNGQPTSPRKPLSEINEDFGTIF from the exons ATGGCGTCTAGCACGCCGCACGACTTCACGATGCCGGTTCCGCCTCCTCTCCTGCACACGCGCTCGAGCAACAATGATGGCGGCGACTACCCCGGCACGCCTACACACGACAACGACGCCTTTATCTCCCCCGTGCAGACACCGCAGGGCAGCCCGAGCAAGAACAAGATGCCGCCTGGCGCCTTCGACCTGCCCAATGTCTTTTCCAACGCGATGAAGCTGATGCCTACCCAAGGCCAGCCCAACCACGGAGCTCTACAGGCTAAACAGCAAGGCACCGCCAGTCCCGGCAAACACGACTTCGATCCGTTCGCTATGCAGGACACAAAGGCTGGAGCACCGGGGAGCCCCACTCGCAAGAATGGCAAGGAGAACACACCTCCCACGCACCGACCACAACTGCAGCAAACGCAGAGCTTCATCACACAGGCTGCAGCCAGTAGACAAGAGCCATATCGGCCACGTGAAGATCGATCGCCGACGCGCCAGAAGATCCAGTCCGAAGCACTCACCGCTGAAGAAATCGAGAAGTTGCAGAAGCAGAATGTTAAGAGACTGGCAAATGTGACACAATTGTACTTCCTCGACTACTACTACGACTTGCTGTCATATGTACACAACCGATCGAACCGTCTGCAAGCGTTCAAGGCGCACAATCCACCGCCGACACCTTCAATGCCTCAGGCGGACGTGGACAAGCACAACGAGCTTTGGAGGCAGTATCTGAACCGCGAGCGTGGAACACTTCGAAAGCGACGAACTCGGCTACGACATGGCGACTTCCAGATCTTAACACAAATCGGACAAGGTGGCTATGGGCAGGTGTATCTGGCCTCCAAGAAGGACACACGAGAGATCTGCGCACTGAAAGTCATGAGCAAGAAGCTCCTCTTCAAGCTCGACGAAGTGCGACATGTGCTGACTGAGCGAGACATCCTTACCAATGCTAAGAGCGAGTGGCTAGTCAGTCTGCTGTACGCCTTCCAGGATGACAGCAGCATCTATCTGGCCATGGAGTACGTACCTGGTGGCGACTTCCGCACCTTACTCAACAACACTGGAGTCCTGCACAATCGTCATGCGCGATTCTACATATCCGAGATGTTTCTATGCGTCGATGCTCTGCACAGTCTAGGCTACATTCATCGAGATCTCAAGCCCGAGAACTTCCTGATCGATGGAACAGGTCACGTCAAGCTGACTGACTTCGGTCTGGCCGCCGGCTTCCTTGCGCCCCAGAAGATCGAGAGCATGCGAATCAAGTTGAAGGAGGTCGGCAACATCCCAGCCTCTGCAGTACCATTTGGCCGTCCGATGGAGGAGCGATCCCTGAAGGAGCGAAGGGAAGGCTACAGATCTCTGCGTGAGAACAACGTCAACTATGCCAAGTCGATAGTAGGCTCACCCGACTACATGGCACCTGAGGTACTCAAGGGCGAGGAGTACGACTTCACAGTCGACTACTGGTCTCTCGGCTGCATGTTGTTTGAAGCTCTTGCCGGATACCCGCCCTTCGCTGGTGCTTCGGTGGATGAGACGTGGCAGAACTTGAAGCGCTGGCAACACGTGTTGCGCAAGCCTGAGTACGAAGACCCTAACTACTTCCTGTCGCGTCGTACCTGGGATCTCATCACTCGTCTCATCAGCGTGAAGAGCCATCGTCTACGCGGCATCAAGGATGTGCAGGCGCATGACTACTTCCGAGAGGTGGCCTGGGACCGGATCAGACAAGAGCGTGCACCATTCGTACCTGAGCTGGACTCCGAGACAGATGCTGGCTACTTTGACGACTTTGGTAGCGAAAAGGACATGGCGAAGTATAAGGAAGTGCTGGAGAAGCAGGAAGCACTGGAGCGTATGGCTGATCGCGGAGGCGAGATGGGTCGCTCTCTGTTCGTTGGCTTCACGTTCAG ACATCGTAAGCCTACCACAGACGACAATGGACAGCCGACCAGTCCTCGCAAACCCTTGTCCGAGATCAACGAAGACTTCGGAACTATCTTCTAA
- a CDS encoding 3-phytase B — protein MFWRDTRRAMAVSLQNATAALIALAALVYAFDMHNAFLHQAQISFTSQEIGEQWDDLRHLGGNSPWIRKTRGVLNDTAAELPAGCIVDQVHMMSRHGERYPTYATGEKMLELYQRLQHTNLTFNGSLAFVDQWDFFAPHPNDQLEQLTATGQYAGTLQSVSAGTRLRTKYERLLERALAQNQTSFWSCSCKRVSDTARLFATGFFGIDWEQSATHHVVPETRDRGANTLTPGRACPNYATDPLGHSFGVKNFMQFRSTYLADISTRLKKQNAGIVFSDVEIYSMQEMCGFETLAKGHSSWCDVFTREEILSFEYARDVLHYYRAGPGNRYGASMGWLWLNATAELLRQGPEAGPLFLSFNHDGDIIAMLAAFDLFQQQPHLPTTQVPQNRTWWTSDVMPMGARFVLERFSCPAPQVCWDNREYGYPNHVYCEPPTSDVFVRVNINEGIVPIPGCDDGPAGSCSLESFSERIKKRGEELESYASICGLADDVPTSLEFLQQ, from the exons ATGTTTTGGAGAGATACGCGTCGTGCAATGGCCGTCTCTTTGCAGAATGCAACCGCAGCCTTGATAGCTCTTGCTGCCTTGGTCTACGCTTTCGACATGCACAATGCTTTCCTGCACCAAGCGCAGATCAGCTTCACATCACAAGAAATCGG GGAGCAATGGGACGACCTCCGACATCTCGGCGGCAACTCTCCATGGATACGCAAAACACGAGGCGTGCTCAACGATACAGCAGCAGAGCTACCGGCAGGATGTATCGTTGATCAAGTACACATGATGTCGCGACATGGCGAGCGCTATCCCACCTATGCCACCGGAGAGA AAATGCTTGAGCTTTACCAGCGCCTTCAACACACCAACCTCACGTTCAACGGAAGCCTGGCATTCGTAGACCAATGGGACTTTTTTGCACCTCACCCGAACGATCAGCTTGAACAGCTCACGGCGACAGGACAATATGCCGGCACTCTCCAATCAGTCTCAGCTGGAACAAGACTCCGGACAAAGTACGAACGACTGCTTGAGAGAGCTCTCGCACAGAACCAGACTTCATTCTGGAGCTGCTCCTGTAAGCGAGTCAGCGACACCGCCCGCCTCTTCGCGACAGGCTTCTTCGGCATCGATTGGGAACAATCAGCTACACATCACGTCGTCCCGGAGACAAGAGATCGTGGCGCCAACACTTTAACCCCCGGCCGCGCGTGTCCAAACTACGCGACTGATCCACTGGGTCACAGCTTCGGGGTCAAGAATTTCATGCAATTTCGCTCAACGTACTTGGCCGACATCAGCACGCGGCTGAAGAAGCAGAACGCGGGGATCGTCTTTAGTGATGTGGAAATCTACTCGATGCAGGAGATGTGTGGGTTTGAGACGTTGGCGAAGGGACATTCGTCGTGGTGTGATGTCTTCACGCGAGAGGAGATACTGAGTTTCGAGTATGCGCGTGATGTTCTGCACTATTATCGAGCGGGACCTGGCAATCGATATGGCGCTTCGATGGGGTGGCTGTGGCTCAATGCTACTGCAGAGTTGCTTCGGCAAGGCCCAGAGGCGGGACCTCTGTTCCTCAGCTT CAATCACGACGGAGACATCATCGCCATGTTAGCCGCCTTTGACCTGTTCCAGCAACAGCCACACCTACCCACGACACAGGTACCGCAGAATCGCACATGGTGGACATCTGATGTTATG CCTATGGGCGCACGTTTTGTCCTCGAGCGCTTCAGCTGCCCAGCACCACAAGTGTGCTGGGACAACCGCGAGTATGGCTACCCCAATCACGTCTACTGCGAGCCACCAACTAGCGACGTCTTCGTTCGGGTCAATATCAATGAGGGCATCGTACCGATACCTGGATGCGATGATGGACCAGCGGGCTCATGCTCGCTTGAAAGCTTCAGTGAGCGGATCAAGAAGCGCGGAGAAGAGCTTGAGAGCTATGCCAGTATTTGCGGTCTGGCAGATGATGTACCCACGAGCCTGGAGTTCTTACAGCAATGA